A window of Silurus meridionalis isolate SWU-2019-XX chromosome 28, ASM1480568v1, whole genome shotgun sequence contains these coding sequences:
- the si:ch211-151p13.8 gene encoding UPF0687 protein C20orf27 homolog, translating to MATGRKSSTSKGGGVHFPDETEDDVLSESGDDTQHDKIITAIAEPDGTYLVKAGFLKILHKYEITFLIPQVPTLGKDSMLSPALRATPKPRLRATHIVPCPEGGVKVVCEYSAQQEGVVQDELTLINRSRRDSSVKVRVHARVMDRHHGTPMLLEGVRCLGTEEISSKTNDKKYI from the exons ATGGCAACAGGAAGGaaaa GCTCCACGTCTAAAGGCGGAGGTGTTCATTTCCCAGACGAGACGGAGGACGATGTGCTCAGCGAGAGCGGCGACGACACGCAGCATGACAAGATCATCACCGCCATCGCTGAACCTGATGGAACCTACCTGGtcaag GCAGGATTCCTGAAAATCCTACATAAATACGAGATCACCTTCTTGATCCCGCAAGTCCCCACTTTAGGAAAAGACAGCATGCTCTCTCCAGCGCTACGTGCCACGCCCAAACCGCGCCTTCGTGCCACCCACATCGTACCCTGCCCTGAAG GAGGAGTGAAAGTAGTGTGTGAGTACAGCGCTCAGCAGGAAGGAGTGGTGCAGGATGAGCTCACACTCATCAACAGAAGCAGGAGAGACAGCAGCGTTAAAGTCAGAGTGCACGCCAGAGTGATGG ATCGCCATCACGGCACGCCCATGCTGCTGGAGGGAGTGCGctgtctgggaactgaggagatcTCGTCCAAAACCAACGACAAAAAGTATATCTGA
- the btr01 gene encoding E3 ubiquitin-protein ligase TRIM21 isoform X2: MSIYTMSIPVDFLSEEQFSCSICLDVFTNPVSTPCGHSFCLSCITSYWDSRGKNCICPLCKESFRKRPELHINHTLKEITEQFKCMAECSKSSGISTSTQAASSHSPRTSDRKTATSPRPGELPGGLLKEMKSRFQRTSSSGNLLEVAAPSSPPPPYEASRRRFSASGFGPASSTAPQCIKHGLHLDMFCRNDQTCVCAMCAEGDHHGHSVVPARREMTVKKSELGIMEAEVQNLITTREKKIEEIQMSLTDIQANAQQEVEITVSLFRALVNSLDRAQAEVLEVVEMGRAAAELRSQALIRDLQLEISELRKRSSTLSQLSQSNDHFSFFKTYSSLSTAQPEKSLTELTLTPEPTTGMVLKNVTQMVDKVQEDLRKLPQMCLYSAAESPVKQQSRLWKMQDHALNVTLDRDSAHPRLMISDDLKQVYCSDRYNAVMDTPERFDRVVCVLGSQGFSSGRHYWEVHVGEKTDWDVGVVNRSSNRKGKISVSPANGYWLLSLRDQHEYAFRSSPLIPIYLNPKPQRVGIYIDYEKGQVSFYNADTMTLIFSNVYFFTETLYPCFSPCTNKSGKNKAPLVIYSIAPSE; the protein is encoded by the exons ATGTCCATCTATACCATGTCCATTCCTGTGGACTTTCTGTCTGAGGAGCAGTTCTCCTGCTCCATTTGCCTGGATGTGTTCACCAACCCCGTATCTACACCATGTGGCCACAGCTTCTGCCTGTCCTGCATCACGTCATACTGGGATAGCCGGGGCAAGAACTGCATCTGTCCACTGTGCAAGGAGAGCTTCCGCAAACGTCCTGAGCTCCACATCAATCACACGCTCAAGGAGATCACAGAGCAGTTCAAGTGCATGGCTGAGTGCTCTAAAAGCTCTGGGATCTCCACCAGTACCCAAGCTGCAAGCTCTCACTCTCCTCGTACCTCGGATAGAAAGACTGCTACATCACCTCGACCTGGAGAGCTTCCCGGAGGACTGCTAAAGGAAATGAAGAGCAGGTTCCAAAGGACATCGTCTAGCGGGAACTTGTTGGAAGTGGCAGCgccatcttcaccaccacctccaTATGAGGCCAGCAGGAGGAGGTTCAGCGCGAGCGGGTTTGGCCCAGCGAGTTCCACCGCACCACAGTGTATCAAGCATGGACTTCACCTGGATATGTTCTGCAGAAATGAccagacatgtgtgtgtgcgatgTGTGCTGAGGGAGACCATCATGGCCACTCTGTGGTGCCGGCCCGGCGTGAGATGACCGTTAAGAAG tctGAGCTGGGGATCATGGAGGCGGAAGTGCAGAATTTAATCACAACCAGAGAGAAGAAGATTGAGGAGATTCAGATGTCACTTACAGACATACAA GCCAACGCACAGCAGGAGGTGGAGATCACGGTGAGCCTGTTCCGTGCCTTGGTTAATTCCTTGGACAGAGCTCAGGCAGAGGTGTTGGAGGTCGTGGAGATGGGTCGTGCTGCTGCGGAACTTCGCTCACAGGCCTTGATCCGGGACCTTCAGCTGGAGATCAGTGAACTAAGGAAGAGGAGCAGCACACTGTCTCAGCTCTCTCAGTCTAATGACCACTTCAGCTTCTTCAAG acGTATTCGTCTCTCTCTACCGCCCAACCCGAGAAAAGCCTGACCGAATTGACTTTGACCCCTGAACCCACAACTGGCATGGTCCTTAAAAACGTCACTCAGATGGTGGATAAGGTCCAGGAGGACCTGAGGAAGCTTCCACAGATGT GTTTGTATTCTGCGGCAGAATCACCTGTAAAACAACAATCTC gaCTTTGGAAGATGCAGGACCATGCAT TGAACGTGACTCTGGATCGAGACTCTGCCCACCCGAGACTGATGATCTCTGATGACCTTAAGCAGGTGTACTGCAGTGATCGTTATAACGCCGTGATGGACACGCCCGAACGCTTCGACCGTGTGGTGTGTGTGCTCGGCAGCCAGGGCTTCAGCTCAGGACGTCACTACTGGGAGGTCCACGTGGGTGAGAAGACAGACTGGGACGTAGGCGTTGTTAATCGCTCGAGCAACCGCAAGGGGAAGATCTCGGTCAGTCCGGCTAACGGCTACTGGCTCCTGAGTCTGCGGGACCAGCACGAATACGCCTTCCGTTCCAGTCCGCTGATTCCGATTTACCTGAACCCCAAACCTCAGAGGGTTGGGATTTACATCGACTATGAAAAAGGACAAGTGTCTTTCTATAACGCTGACACCATGACACTTATTTTCAGTAACGTTTACTTCTTTACCGAAACCTTATATCCATGTTTCAGTCCCTGCACCAACAAATCTGGCAAAAACAAGGCTCCTTTAGTCATTTATTCCATCGCTCCGTCTGAATGA
- the btr01 gene encoding E3 ubiquitin-protein ligase TRIM21 isoform X1 → MARIGAGSTSFHSEDLMSIYTMSIPVDFLSEEQFSCSICLDVFTNPVSTPCGHSFCLSCITSYWDSRGKNCICPLCKESFRKRPELHINHTLKEITEQFKCMAECSKSSGISTSTQAASSHSPRTSDRKTATSPRPGELPGGLLKEMKSRFQRTSSSGNLLEVAAPSSPPPPYEASRRRFSASGFGPASSTAPQCIKHGLHLDMFCRNDQTCVCAMCAEGDHHGHSVVPARREMTVKKSELGIMEAEVQNLITTREKKIEEIQMSLTDIQANAQQEVEITVSLFRALVNSLDRAQAEVLEVVEMGRAAAELRSQALIRDLQLEISELRKRSSTLSQLSQSNDHFSFFKTYSSLSTAQPEKSLTELTLTPEPTTGMVLKNVTQMVDKVQEDLRKLPQMCLYSAAESPVKQQSRLWKMQDHALNVTLDRDSAHPRLMISDDLKQVYCSDRYNAVMDTPERFDRVVCVLGSQGFSSGRHYWEVHVGEKTDWDVGVVNRSSNRKGKISVSPANGYWLLSLRDQHEYAFRSSPLIPIYLNPKPQRVGIYIDYEKGQVSFYNADTMTLIFSNVYFFTETLYPCFSPCTNKSGKNKAPLVIYSIAPSE, encoded by the exons ATGGCCAGGATTGGAGCAGGTTCAACTTCATTCCACAGTGAAGAC TTAATGTCCATCTATACCATGTCCATTCCTGTGGACTTTCTGTCTGAGGAGCAGTTCTCCTGCTCCATTTGCCTGGATGTGTTCACCAACCCCGTATCTACACCATGTGGCCACAGCTTCTGCCTGTCCTGCATCACGTCATACTGGGATAGCCGGGGCAAGAACTGCATCTGTCCACTGTGCAAGGAGAGCTTCCGCAAACGTCCTGAGCTCCACATCAATCACACGCTCAAGGAGATCACAGAGCAGTTCAAGTGCATGGCTGAGTGCTCTAAAAGCTCTGGGATCTCCACCAGTACCCAAGCTGCAAGCTCTCACTCTCCTCGTACCTCGGATAGAAAGACTGCTACATCACCTCGACCTGGAGAGCTTCCCGGAGGACTGCTAAAGGAAATGAAGAGCAGGTTCCAAAGGACATCGTCTAGCGGGAACTTGTTGGAAGTGGCAGCgccatcttcaccaccacctccaTATGAGGCCAGCAGGAGGAGGTTCAGCGCGAGCGGGTTTGGCCCAGCGAGTTCCACCGCACCACAGTGTATCAAGCATGGACTTCACCTGGATATGTTCTGCAGAAATGAccagacatgtgtgtgtgcgatgTGTGCTGAGGGAGACCATCATGGCCACTCTGTGGTGCCGGCCCGGCGTGAGATGACCGTTAAGAAG tctGAGCTGGGGATCATGGAGGCGGAAGTGCAGAATTTAATCACAACCAGAGAGAAGAAGATTGAGGAGATTCAGATGTCACTTACAGACATACAA GCCAACGCACAGCAGGAGGTGGAGATCACGGTGAGCCTGTTCCGTGCCTTGGTTAATTCCTTGGACAGAGCTCAGGCAGAGGTGTTGGAGGTCGTGGAGATGGGTCGTGCTGCTGCGGAACTTCGCTCACAGGCCTTGATCCGGGACCTTCAGCTGGAGATCAGTGAACTAAGGAAGAGGAGCAGCACACTGTCTCAGCTCTCTCAGTCTAATGACCACTTCAGCTTCTTCAAG acGTATTCGTCTCTCTCTACCGCCCAACCCGAGAAAAGCCTGACCGAATTGACTTTGACCCCTGAACCCACAACTGGCATGGTCCTTAAAAACGTCACTCAGATGGTGGATAAGGTCCAGGAGGACCTGAGGAAGCTTCCACAGATGT GTTTGTATTCTGCGGCAGAATCACCTGTAAAACAACAATCTC gaCTTTGGAAGATGCAGGACCATGCAT TGAACGTGACTCTGGATCGAGACTCTGCCCACCCGAGACTGATGATCTCTGATGACCTTAAGCAGGTGTACTGCAGTGATCGTTATAACGCCGTGATGGACACGCCCGAACGCTTCGACCGTGTGGTGTGTGTGCTCGGCAGCCAGGGCTTCAGCTCAGGACGTCACTACTGGGAGGTCCACGTGGGTGAGAAGACAGACTGGGACGTAGGCGTTGTTAATCGCTCGAGCAACCGCAAGGGGAAGATCTCGGTCAGTCCGGCTAACGGCTACTGGCTCCTGAGTCTGCGGGACCAGCACGAATACGCCTTCCGTTCCAGTCCGCTGATTCCGATTTACCTGAACCCCAAACCTCAGAGGGTTGGGATTTACATCGACTATGAAAAAGGACAAGTGTCTTTCTATAACGCTGACACCATGACACTTATTTTCAGTAACGTTTACTTCTTTACCGAAACCTTATATCCATGTTTCAGTCCCTGCACCAACAAATCTGGCAAAAACAAGGCTCCTTTAGTCATTTATTCCATCGCTCCGTCTGAATGA
- the LOC124381219 gene encoding uncharacterized protein LOC124381219, with protein MLNESVAVMNSNSVVMNSTSAVMNSTSAVTLLNPVSFWIVAILLLGTLNFTLMLPSGLWAAWLMIRSSRATLESECFSLHLLCTDMTCALIVLCATFNFYFLSNPVVLRTFSLTFCMLSLHSQPVFQCSVCLERYVAVVHPVTYLKYKPLRYKAAGLGVFWFVAVLLSLSSRLTSNLFPLMGILLSILFVETFCSLSILAVLKRSGPGDVHESKDGEKERSSGVKKRAFIIVTLLQVKLLVNYSPLIIISSIESLISKQLMGDLITLAITFCFFGSFFQPLMYLYRAGKLPCTRGNK; from the coding sequence ATGCTGAATGAGAGCGTCGCAGTGATGAACTCCAACAGCGTGGTGATGAACTCCACCAGTGCGGTGATGAACTCCACCAGCGCGGTGACTCTGCTGAACCCCGTGAGTTTTTGGATCGTTGCAATCTTGTTGCTCGGGACGCTGAATTTCACGCTGATGTTGCCCAGCGGATTGTGGGCGGCCTGGCTGATGATAAGAAGCTCCAGGGCGACGCTGGAGTCCGAatgtttttctctccatctcctgTGCACAGACATGACCTGCGCTTTAATCGTCCTGTGCGCGACGTTTAACTTCTACTTCCTGAGCAATCCGGTGGTGTTACGGACCTTTAGCTTAACCTTTTGCATGCTAAGTCTTCACAGCCAGCCAGTGTTCCAGTGCAGTGTGTGTCTGGAGCGCTACGTGGCCGTGGTCCATCCCGTCACCTACCTGAAGTACAAACCTCTGCGGTACAAGGCAGCCGGACTGGGTGTGTTCTGGTTCGTAGCAGTGCTCCTTTCTCTGAGCAGCCGACTGACCTCGAACCTTTTCCCGCTCATGGGCATTTTGCTATCGATCCTGTTCGTGGAGACCTTCTGCAGCTTGTCCATCCTCGCCGTCCTAAAGCGCAGCGGCCCGGGAGACGTTCACGAAAGCAAGGACGGTGAGAAGGAGCGGAGCAGCGGTGTGAAGAAGAGAGCTTTCATCATCGTCACTCTGCTGCAGGTCAAGCTGCTGGTCAATTATTCGCCCCTCATCATAATATCATCCATCGAATCCCTCATCTCCAAGCAGCTCATGGGAGATCTCATCACGTTGGCCATCACGTTTTGTTTCTTTGGTAGTTTCTTTCAGCCGCTCATGTACCTCTACAGAGCCGGGAAGTTGCCCTGCACCAGAGGAAACAAGTAA